The proteins below come from a single Fastidiosipila sanguinis genomic window:
- a CDS encoding replisome organizer, translated as MADKRMFSLKIVDSDLFLDMPLSSQCLYFHLSMRADDDGFVNNPKKIIKIIGANEDDLKILIAKGFVIVFDQGIIVITHWKINNFIRKDRYKPTMYIEQKQQLYQTENGAYISEEKVGCHLVNQRLSSGQPSIGKGRLDKVSIDKGREEQSTPIFYGEFKNVRLSEEEYKNLKEKLNSHAEIMINKLSRYMKSSGKTYQNHYATILKWYEEDKEKLRHQGGNKKMNYDVGESL; from the coding sequence ATGGCAGATAAAAGAATGTTTTCACTAAAGATAGTGGATAGCGACTTATTTTTGGATATGCCACTAAGTAGTCAATGTCTGTATTTTCATCTATCAATGAGGGCAGATGATGATGGTTTTGTAAATAATCCTAAGAAAATCATCAAAATTATCGGAGCTAATGAAGATGACCTAAAAATACTTATTGCCAAAGGCTTTGTGATAGTCTTTGATCAGGGAATAATCGTCATTACTCATTGGAAAATAAATAACTTTATTAGAAAAGACAGATATAAGCCAACAATGTATATAGAGCAGAAACAACAGCTTTATCAGACGGAAAATGGAGCATATATTTCAGAAGAAAAAGTTGGTTGTCATCTGGTTAACCAAAGGTTGTCAAGTGGTCAACCCAGTATAGGTAAGGGTAGATTAGATAAGGTTAGTATAGATAAGGGGAGAGAAGAACAGTCCACCCCCATTTTTTATGGAGAATTCAAAAATGTAAGGTTAAGCGAAGAAGAATATAAAAACCTTAAAGAAAAATTAAACTCACACGCAGAAATAATGATAAATAAACTATCCAGATACATGAAAAGTAGTGGCAAGACCTATCAAAACCATTATGCGACAATCTTAAAATGGTATGAAGAAGATAAAGAAAAACTAAGACATCAAGGAGGAAATAAAAAAATGAACTATGATGTAGGAGAATCTTTATAG
- a CDS encoding recombinase family protein yields the protein MIQTNSNHFSFKAAIYCRLSKDDEQKGESASIQNQRELLENYVKSRGWSIYDVYIDDGYTGLNTNRPSFQRLIRDIENKKVDIVITKDLSRLGRNYLQTGYYTENFFPKNNVRYIALNDGVDTFQENNEIVPFKNVLNEFYSRDVSKKMKSAYMTRARQGKFIGCLAPIGYRKDNDDPHKLVIDDETSWIVEKIFELAFNGYGVQAIRRRLFEEKIPTPTWWNRKKGLRNKKTKLEMTVDGGEYWWDCTTLKEIIENPVYIGHIASQKVNYKFKVGWLSDKPKEEWIIVENTHEPIISEDIYNIANEKLKSRRRPFKNGEESIFAGIVKCPDCGKSLNLGRNKSKKREKLLTCNTYRRYGKSLCSQHRIYYDTLYEIVLKDIRKNAEIALKDEKEIIKALEKSREIDNEEEQKFIMDKIYEDQIRVEDLTKKIERLYDDWLDNKISESNFQKILEKSQKEQDYLNQRIEDNQKLIVKEDLEDINVKKWIELIKKHRDIKKLDKETLNELISKIYVHEKEVVNGEITQTIDIYYNFIGNTDTLQVFYNL from the coding sequence ATGATACAAACAAATTCAAATCACTTTTCATTCAAAGCTGCAATTTATTGCAGACTATCTAAAGATGATGAGCAGAAAGGAGAGAGTGCCAGCATACAAAACCAAAGGGAACTTTTAGAAAACTATGTAAAATCAAGAGGTTGGAGTATTTATGATGTATATATAGATGATGGATATACTGGATTAAATACAAATAGACCATCATTTCAAAGACTAATTAGAGATATTGAAAATAAAAAAGTGGATATAGTCATCACTAAGGACTTATCAAGGCTTGGAAGAAATTATTTGCAGACTGGATACTATACAGAAAATTTCTTCCCAAAGAACAATGTCAGATATATAGCTTTAAATGATGGAGTAGATACCTTTCAAGAAAACAACGAAATAGTTCCTTTTAAAAATGTTTTAAATGAGTTTTATTCAAGAGATGTTTCCAAAAAGATGAAATCTGCCTATATGACAAGAGCAAGGCAAGGAAAGTTTATTGGTTGTCTTGCTCCAATAGGATATAGGAAAGACAATGATGATCCACATAAATTAGTAATCGATGATGAAACTTCATGGATTGTTGAAAAAATTTTTGAACTTGCTTTTAATGGTTATGGAGTCCAGGCAATTAGGAGAAGACTTTTTGAAGAAAAAATACCTACACCTACCTGGTGGAATAGAAAAAAAGGACTTAGAAATAAAAAAACTAAGTTAGAAATGACCGTAGATGGTGGAGAGTATTGGTGGGACTGCACAACCCTAAAAGAAATTATTGAAAACCCAGTTTATATTGGTCATATTGCTAGTCAAAAAGTTAATTATAAATTCAAAGTAGGTTGGTTATCCGATAAACCCAAAGAGGAATGGATAATAGTAGAAAACACACATGAACCTATTATTTCTGAAGATATTTATAATATAGCAAATGAAAAATTAAAGAGCAGGAGAAGACCATTTAAAAATGGAGAAGAAAGCATATTTGCAGGCATTGTAAAATGCCCCGATTGTGGAAAATCTTTAAATCTTGGAAGAAACAAATCGAAAAAAAGAGAAAAGTTACTCACTTGTAACACTTATAGAAGATACGGGAAGTCATTATGTAGTCAACATAGAATTTATTACGATACTCTTTATGAGATAGTGCTTAAAGATATTAGAAAAAATGCAGAAATAGCATTAAAAGATGAAAAAGAAATCATAAAAGCACTTGAAAAATCACGAGAAATTGATAATGAAGAAGAACAAAAATTTATCATGGATAAGATTTACGAAGATCAGATAAGAGTAGAAGACTTAACTAAAAAGATTGAAAGACTATATGATGACTGGCTAGATAATAAGATAAGTGAAAGCAACTTCCAAAAAATTCTTGAAAAATCACAGAAAGAACAAGACTATTTAAACCAAAGAATAGAAGATAATCAAAAATTGATTGTTAAAGAAGATCTTGAAGATATTAATGTCAAAAAATGGATTGAACTCATAAAAAAACATAGGGATATAAAGAAGCTGGACAAAGAAACCTTAAACGAACTCATCTCAAAAATCTATGTTCACGAAAAAGAAGTAGTGAATGGAGAAATCACCCAAACAATTGATATTTACTAC